In Phycisphaerae bacterium, a single window of DNA contains:
- a CDS encoding prepilin-type N-terminal cleavage/methylation domain-containing protein, with translation MNAITAFGSREVVQSAPASPRRKRRPEGFTLIELLVVVAIIAVLVSVLLPALQQARSAAQGIACLSNLRQWGMAFAMYTEDNQGWMPWHYSTYIYLPGSGLLAPVWYEERIMGPYLVQAGGQYSSVDKWDRRCLANGVNVCPADGPAVARDYGRSYSYNYKITTPGRGMTDGVLFKDYPYKDKLAVMVDANSYPLWSGDSMGSPGWAKLYFTEAYQFEYDRHFGAARVVYADWHVGVVGRGDSPRLVVTGNDDIPY, from the coding sequence ATGAACGCAATCACAGCCTTTGGCTCCAGAGAAGTAGTCCAGAGCGCTCCGGCAAGTCCCAGGCGGAAGCGCCGGCCTGAGGGCTTCACCTTGATTGAGCTCCTGGTGGTCGTGGCGATTATCGCTGTGCTGGTGTCAGTGTTGCTGCCGGCGCTGCAGCAGGCGCGATCGGCGGCTCAGGGGATCGCGTGCCTGAGCAACCTGCGTCAGTGGGGCATGGCGTTTGCGATGTACACCGAGGACAACCAGGGCTGGATGCCGTGGCACTACTCCACGTACATCTATCTGCCCGGTAGTGGTCTATTGGCTCCGGTGTGGTACGAGGAGCGCATCATGGGGCCGTATCTCGTTCAGGCGGGCGGACAGTACAGCTCGGTGGACAAGTGGGACCGCCGATGTCTGGCCAATGGGGTCAACGTGTGTCCAGCGGATGGGCCCGCGGTGGCGCGGGACTACGGTCGAAGCTACTCGTACAACTACAAGATCACCACGCCCGGCCGCGGGATGACCGACGGTGTGTTATTCAAGGACTATCCTTACAAGGACAAGCTGGCGGTGATGGTCGATGCCAATTCTTACCCCCTCTGGTCGGGCGACTCGATGGGTTCGCCCGGCTGGGCCAAGTTGTATTTTACCGAGGCCTATCAGTTCGAGTACGACCGCCACTTCGGCGCCGCGCGTGTGGTCTATGCCGACTGGCACGTCGGTGTGGTTGGCCGCGGCGACTCGCCACGGCTGGTGGTCACCGGCAACGACGACATTCCCTACTGA